The sequence TCAACGGGACTTTTATTTGCCAACAGTTAAAAGTGAGGGAGAATACAGCAATGCAAATACATGTGTTTTGCCAAGGTAAAGATAAATTGCCATTGATCAAAAACTGCCATTAAACAAAGTTGAATGTGGTTGAGGGTCAGAATTAGGGTTTGTTGTATATGAATTAACCCTGTGGCAAACCCTCTTCCTTGGAgccattttctcttgttttcaaattaaaatttatgAAAAGTTGAGTAGTATACTCTTGCAATGTTGGGGTTTTATAatatgcactttttttttttttgctttggtaCTGGaatattgagaaaaaaaaacccagaaggcCATTGAATATTTGTGACCATTAAGATTTGATTTCTCATTTTATAATGTTTTAAAGTACAGTAGATGTTCTAGAATTTAATTAGGTACAAGTAGAATGATTAATAATAAAAGTTGCATTCATTTTGATTAGTCTAGAAAAGTGATGTTATTCAGTAATTAGTTCTGTTAGGATTGTAAAAGTTTTAATGTTATTATGATGATGTATTGttgaatgtatttttatttaaattttattttcttatcaaGACATTAAAATGTTTTGTAACATTGCTTGAGAATAACTCAGAAATAAATGACAACAAACCTGAGATAAGCTGTGTTTTTCCTGTGAGGCCTGGCTGTTTAAAATGGTAGCATTTAACTGAATGAATGGGGGTTACATACAGGACTTGGGTATAAAGAGAGAAACCTAATTGATGGTGGGGGCAGAAGCCACCAGAATTGACCCCAGATTTCAAAGAATctcagaatcactgggttggaagattCCTTCAAGATCAtagagtccaacccatgccctaaccaACCCCCACCTcctacagccacctttcaggaaggtgtagagagtgataaggagACCCCTgcctctccttttctccaggctgagcacccccagctccctcagtggttcctcacagggcttgtgttcttttttccccattctgcAGCACACAATTGGCTTTCATTCTAGCTGAACAGTCCCTTGATGGGCCAAAAGGAACTTGGTTTGAGTTCTCATTTTTAGATATTCAATTTGGAATGTTTTCAGTGAATGAGATGAGCAAACACCCAGTCtgaaaaatgtggtttttatttACAATTAAAACCAGTAACAAGGTACATAGGGAAACCCTCTGCAAGAGCTGTCGTGGGTTTGTGCCACTCTCCCATGTGTCACCTCCTTAATGTCATGTGTGGCTGCAGAGGACAGATGAATTACAGACTGCCAGAACTACTTCTCAAAAATGGCTTGGAATTTTTCTTACACAGCTCTTTAGCTGATAAAAtggcaagaaaataatttttaggtGGGAAGCTATCACTTTATTTCTGTAAGGCAGTATGGACAGAGTCAAAGGTGCCTGTGTCATATTTGCTCCACTTTCACTGCTAATGTAAGTGTGGTTTATATTTGACTTTGCATCATGTACAGCACATGTGATGGTTTGACAGCACTCAAACACAATTATAATCTCTGTCATCGTTTGCTCTTAGAACTGAAGAAGAATTGTGTCAGGGATACAAGACAAATTGTATAAATCTAAGAACCCCAAAATTTcaacagaattttctttttcttttttaatttttttaatctttatttaGAGATAGTAGACATTTTACGtagcagaaaataaatgtacctaatttttttagaaaatattttaactttctAGGTTACATCTAGCCCCAGTAATTTGGAAGTGCCAtgatgattttttaaatggaCGGAAAAGAATGATAAGTTAAAGAAGTGGAGCTGGCAAAGGGAATTGAAGAGTGTGGATTGAGAGAAATGTGAATCAGCCAAGCTAAAAAGATCTTATTCACATGCTGTTTAATAGTGTTCAAGGTGCTTCTGAATTGATAGTTGAGGAATGTACATAGAATcgttaataaaattttattttttactttattacCAAGGTGGCCAAACAGCACGCCACTGCTGAACTGTTTTGCTTAGGAAATGTGTTGATTTGGAGGATTGGGGTGTCTCCCCATTCTCGAGGCAGCCCAGGCCATTGGTGAAGTTGCGATTGGTTCACGTGCACGCTGCATACGAGAACATCCTTCATGAGCAACGCCAGCTTAGCACCTCCCAGGTGTGCTGCTGAAACATAAGAAGTGTTTGAAGGCTCTGTGAAGGCGTTCGgggtcctggcaggggctcCTCGCCCCGCGGGCCCTTCCCGCGCCGCCTCCGGGCCGGTGCCGCTGCccgcgccgcgggcggggctgcgctgctgccgctgccgccggaGGGTGGCGCTGCCGCCCGCGCGGCCGCCGGGTCCCCGCCCCTCCGCCATGGCCGATGTGGAGGACGGGGACGAGCCCGGCGCCCCCCACTCGCTCTCGGGCTCCGCGGGCTCCAAGGCGGGCGCCCCCGACAAGATGTTCTCGCTGAAGAAGTGGAACGCGGTGGCCATGTGGAGCTGGGACGTGGAGTGCGACACCTGCGCCATTTGCAGGGTGCAGGTCATGGGTAAGCGCCGGCCGGGCCGCCATggccgcggggcggggggcctgggccgggcctggggCCGTGCCCGCCGGCCCGGGCACGGCGGGCGCAGGGCAGAGACGCGGTTTCCGGCAGACGGGGGGGCTGATCCCTCCCGCCTCCGCTTCCTCCTCCGCGCCTTcccggaggaggaggagaaggaggagggcCCCGCGGGGGCCGGGCCGCCGCGCTCCAGGGGCCACACGCGGCCCCGTCGGACGGCGAGTGCCCCCTTGGCCGGCCGGGCCGCGCTCCCTGCGCGCCTCACGCTGGGCCTGGGCCCCGCTGGGCTGCTCCGTGACGGGCCCGTCAGTGCAGGGCCGCCCTCGTCGTGAGGGCTGGTGCTCGTCTGAGGGCAAATCCCGCAAGCGCCTATTCACAGCCGGGCTGaacccagtgctgctgcatgcGTGGGGCTGCTGTTCATGGGATGGGTTTTGTTAAGGGGTTTTTATTAAGGTTTTTTTTACGAACCAGTTAAGGATGTACATATAAATTCATTTTTCAAATATGTTAAACCAGGTGTTTTACACAGTCTTTACAAGCGTGATAACTGGTGCAGTTTAATAAAATGTACTGAAAAATCTTTTGAGTAAGGGGTTAATTTACTTGGTTTTGAAATCCAGAGACTGATCGAAAGCACCTTCATTGTTGACTCATATTACTGTTTTCTGACATCTTTGTTAAGTATGGTATTTATCTTGGTTCTTCAAAAACTGTTTaaattcttcctttcctgtgtgTACATATCCCATTTTTACTCTTGGGCTGAGTCATCCTCAGTGTAAGTGTCCTCTCACCTGGGTATGCAACGCTTCGGCACCAAAAAGGACCCAAGATCCCCTCCAGAGCACCTTGCTTTTGTAGGGCCAGGAACCATGATACTGAAATGAAGTCAGCATTTGATTTGACAGAAATGAGGCAAAATAAGCAATTCTGTCACTTCTCATAAATGTTTTTGCTGGGAAGCTTCTGTGGAACAGAGGAGGCAAAAGGGTgtacaagaggaaaaaaggggaagcGCAGGCTGAAGTGGTAGGAAATTGATCTTTTACATAAGCGtgttttgaagattttttgcttttttatggTAAACAGAGACCACTCTGGAAATATGAAATTGGCTTCATTTTCCGTGTAaaccataatttaaaaaaacgtATTTATCCCCATTGTAAGCTAGGCTGTTACAGgacactattaaaaaaaaaatcgtAAATTAACAAAATCTTACCCAGAGCTATTataaaagttaaagaaaaaaaaaagtcgtATTTTTTCATAGCTAGACCAAGGGAGTACTTTTAATCTgaaactagaaaaaaaacctgaaaaaatctAGTAACCGTTTTTTGGGAACAAACCACATTGTTAGAATGTGAAACTTGATCATTTCTGACTTCAGTTTAGCAATTTCGCACTGACCCTGCCAGAGCGGGTCTGGCTCCTGTAGAGCCACTGCGTCTGCAGTAACCTCAGGTGggaggcagtgccaggctgagACTGGCACTTGTTGAAGGTTGGTTTGACTTTTGCAGGGAGGGAGGTGTTTAGCTGGCTCCATTTCTGCTTTAACTCCTTGAACCAATGTGGCTTTAGATGCAcaagggaaagagagaaaaatgcaggTGTTAGCTGGGAAGCGCAGGATTGCAGCTGGACTGGCCTTGCTGTCCTTATTTCAGTCTGACCCCCGTGGGGTTATGATGTAGGAGTGGGGACAGGTTACTTTGGTGTGGTGGCAGTGATTTCTGGCCttggctctctgtgctgaaaactgcagctctAGGACTCCATAGGGCAGCTGATTTATTGTGACTTTCTGCTGTGACCCCAGATCACTGGGCTCCCACACAGCATGGTACAAGCTGAAGCACTTCAGCTGAATCTTCCCAGCACCTTGGCCCTTAACTGCTGTTGAAATATAAATTATAGGGACAGACAACAGGAAAGTTTTGCTTTTATCTCAGTGAAGAAAGGGCAGCTGTTTTAGAGTTCTGTCCTCTTTGTTCTCTGTTACCTGAGAAAAGGAGTGATGTCTGGGCAGATCAATCTAAAATAGAAATACTGGCCCTATCTGTCAGAGACTACAAAAATACTCAATTCTTAATTTCTGTAGTATATTATAGTTTTGTCTTCTGGGAGAATATGGTCCAAACAGTGACATGTAAGTCAGATCCAACCTGCAGGACTCTTATTTAAACTAGTTCCTTTTCTTTGGAGGAGATGAAGATGTGTTTGCTCACATAACAGTTGAACACTTTCTGTTGTGGGGATTCGTGCACTTGTGTCTGTGGCAGCCCATGTTGGGGCAAAGGAGAAGCAAAGGTGTTTTTCCACTGTATTGTGTGGCACAGTGGGAAGCCTGGAAGTTGTCACTCTTGTGTCTTACTAAGTCCTGGAGCTGCCATCCAATCCTAAAGCCACAGACTGGAATGCATAAAgatgataaatatttttaaagagataTCGTTCTGTATTTATTAACATATATTATCAAATGTACTACTATATTCGTGTGTTTGTGACTCCTGTGAAAATTAGATGCAGGTACTTGTTAAGGGAAGCTACTATAAAAAGTAGTAGGTGGTGGGAGGTGTGATGAGAGA comes from Agelaius phoeniceus isolate bAgePho1 chromosome 10, bAgePho1.hap1, whole genome shotgun sequence and encodes:
- the RNF7 gene encoding RING-box protein 2 isoform X2, translating into MADVEDGDEPGAPHSLSGSAGSKAGAPDKMFSLKKWNAVAMWSWDVECDTCAICRVQMPVLDVKLKTNKKIVLWFGESAIIPSTIAACPCG
- the RNF7 gene encoding RING-box protein 2 isoform X1, translating into MADVEDGDEPGAPHSLSGSAGSKAGAPDKMFSLKKWNAVAMWSWDVECDTCAICRVQVMDACLRCQAENKQEDCVVVWGECNHSFHNCCMSLWVKQNNRCPLCQQDWVVQRIGK